A single window of Novipirellula aureliae DNA harbors:
- a CDS encoding DMT family transporter, protein MNVWFILLLAGLLEIAWAIGLKYSDAFTRFWPSVWTVLAYIASILLLSLAVRQIPIGTAYPVWMGIGALGTAVFGIVFLGESTSLWRLLFLMLLVISLAGLKLSSEV, encoded by the coding sequence ATGAACGTTTGGTTCATTCTTTTGCTGGCCGGACTACTGGAAATCGCCTGGGCAATTGGCTTGAAATACAGTGATGCCTTCACCAGGTTTTGGCCAAGTGTTTGGACGGTGTTGGCCTACATTGCCAGTATCTTGTTGCTATCGCTCGCTGTTCGCCAGATCCCGATTGGGACCGCCTACCCGGTGTGGATGGGGATCGGAGCACTCGGAACAGCGGTCTTCGGAATTGTATTCTTAGGTGAATCGACATCGCTTTGGCGATTGTTGTTCTTAATGCTGCTAGTCATCTCGCTAGCCGGATTGAAATTATCGTCCGAGGTTTAG
- a CDS encoding DoxX family protein, translating into MNFIKKASQTTAQRSVILIRFMVGFVFLSEGLQKFLFPDARGAGRFEKIGLPEPESLSYFVGSFEIVCGIAIVLGLLTRFAVLPTITIMLVAIATTKLPMLAEEGFWEAAHAARTDFSMLLGSLYLLIVGAGKWSVDAQLKPNSE; encoded by the coding sequence ATGAATTTTATTAAGAAAGCAAGCCAAACGACTGCTCAACGATCGGTGATTCTGATTCGCTTCATGGTTGGATTCGTATTCTTATCGGAAGGTCTTCAGAAGTTTCTATTTCCTGACGCTCGGGGAGCTGGTCGATTTGAGAAGATTGGGCTGCCTGAGCCAGAATCTCTGAGTTATTTCGTTGGTAGCTTTGAGATCGTTTGTGGCATTGCCATTGTGCTTGGTTTGTTAACGCGTTTCGCAGTGCTGCCGACGATCACGATTATGCTCGTCGCGATTGCGACGACCAAGTTACCAATGCTTGCCGAAGAAGGTTTCTGGGAGGCCGCTCACGCGGCCAGGACCGATTTTTCGATGCTGCTCGGTTCGCTCTACCTGCTGATTGTGGGTGCTGGAAAATGGTCCGTCGATGCACAGTTGAAACCGAATTCAGAATAG
- a CDS encoding efflux RND transporter permease subunit: MDPIKFCIENPVKTTVGVILVLLFGVIALSRIPVQLTPDVDRPVITVRTNWDGRSPEEIEKSIILEQEEKLKSVQGLWKMTSLASLGSARITLEFNVGASPDRILQEVSNKIDEVPEYPEDVDRPIIDLADTAGDNAIAYLLLQAEDPDFEVATFYDHADRFLIPSLERIEGVAEIEIKGGRQHQVQIRFDPEALARRSITISELNAALRLDNVNATAGDLADSRQDVRFRVLGQYNSLEPLRDTIIKYDELGSPVRVSDVARVELALEKTIHFDQCKGRTSLTIFVKRKTGSNVLDIIENVNRVVEQMNAEGGVLRSFKNDRYGLRLRMAFDDSHYIYSAIGLVEQNLWIGGGLAVLVLLLFLRSIRSTMIVAVSIPISVIGTFVVMWFADRNLNVISLAGLSFAVGMVVDNAIVVLENIDRHLQLGASPRQAAYNGTKEVWGAILASTLTTIAVFAPVLTIQDEAGQLFYDIVLAICAAVTLSLVVSVAVIPTAAALFLRAPKHIATSLGDADHNNSRRESPTWHDSITASFVGLFGLVKIFTWFGNRWTSMIHLLTFRSLSSAWLRLMLIAIVTLGSIGLSIALMPPASYLPNGNKNFTFCRMSTPAGYSVMENYYVGQRIEQELKPFWNAKNSEEASQYGPVIDQRTGTEYHDIPALKEFFFVVARGSVFMIGISDDPANVEPVAAIFNKAFNVIPASKGVTSQASIFGRGAGSSNAVDIEVSSNDMVRLKAACTYLEQRLQEAFSKFSVRTSPENFDEAGPERQLQIKQEVAKRLNINVSDLAMSARSMIDGSFVGDFDFEGDNIDLVLIRDPASEIFPEQIADLPVSVRESDGSVVMVPLGQIADFIPTEASQEIRRVEQQRAIALTVTPPNHVALEEAQETILDVVEQARAEGKMGNDIFVSLSGNADRLTDVRAALMGHWNGWNRESLGSVALSRFFLALVITYLLMAALFENFLYPLVIMFTVPLATVGGFVGLWMVHREDPTQQLDVLTMLGFVILIGVVVNNAILIVHQALNFMRGHHSAAEGEIAPMSARDAICESVRTRMRPIFMTTFTSIFGMLPLVIAPGSGSELYRGLGSVVVGGLAFATIFTLLVIPLVFSLLMDILPNHRSAENQPVKTEEALLTKH, from the coding sequence ATGGACCCAATCAAATTTTGTATTGAGAATCCGGTCAAGACCACCGTTGGTGTGATCTTGGTTCTCTTGTTCGGCGTCATCGCACTCTCACGCATCCCCGTGCAGTTGACCCCCGATGTTGATCGGCCCGTGATCACGGTTAGGACCAACTGGGATGGTCGTAGTCCTGAGGAGATTGAGAAGTCGATCATCCTTGAACAAGAGGAAAAGCTGAAGTCGGTTCAAGGCTTGTGGAAGATGACGTCACTCGCCAGCCTCGGTAGCGCACGAATCACGCTTGAGTTCAACGTCGGTGCTTCGCCGGACCGAATCCTTCAAGAAGTCTCTAATAAGATCGACGAAGTTCCAGAGTACCCCGAGGATGTCGATCGCCCAATCATCGATTTGGCCGATACCGCCGGTGACAACGCAATTGCCTACCTGCTGTTACAAGCCGAAGACCCCGATTTCGAGGTCGCGACCTTCTACGATCATGCCGATCGCTTCCTCATCCCAAGTCTCGAGCGGATCGAGGGTGTGGCGGAGATCGAAATTAAAGGGGGACGACAACATCAAGTTCAAATCCGATTTGATCCCGAAGCGTTGGCACGTCGCAGCATCACGATTTCGGAATTGAATGCTGCACTGCGGTTGGACAATGTCAACGCGACAGCCGGCGACTTGGCTGACAGTCGTCAAGATGTTCGCTTTCGTGTACTTGGTCAATACAACTCGCTGGAGCCACTTCGCGATACGATCATCAAGTATGACGAACTGGGCAGCCCGGTGCGTGTATCGGATGTCGCCCGCGTGGAGCTTGCCCTGGAGAAAACGATCCACTTTGACCAGTGCAAAGGGCGAACGTCGTTGACGATCTTCGTCAAACGAAAGACCGGCAGTAACGTGTTGGACATCATCGAAAATGTCAACCGAGTCGTGGAACAGATGAACGCCGAAGGCGGTGTCCTGCGAAGTTTCAAAAATGATCGGTATGGATTGCGTTTGCGGATGGCGTTCGACGATTCGCACTACATTTATAGCGCCATCGGCTTGGTCGAACAGAACCTGTGGATCGGCGGTGGGCTAGCAGTGCTTGTACTGCTGCTGTTTTTGCGGAGTATCCGATCGACGATGATTGTCGCTGTATCGATCCCGATTTCTGTCATTGGGACCTTCGTGGTCATGTGGTTCGCGGATCGAAACTTGAATGTCATCTCATTGGCAGGACTCAGCTTCGCCGTCGGGATGGTGGTCGACAACGCCATCGTGGTCCTCGAAAACATCGATCGGCATTTGCAACTGGGAGCAAGTCCTCGGCAAGCCGCCTACAATGGAACGAAAGAAGTTTGGGGAGCCATTCTGGCATCGACGCTAACAACGATCGCCGTTTTCGCACCGGTGCTAACGATTCAAGACGAAGCAGGCCAACTGTTCTACGATATCGTCTTGGCGATCTGTGCCGCCGTCACATTGTCGTTGGTGGTTTCGGTCGCCGTGATCCCGACCGCCGCAGCTCTATTTCTGCGTGCTCCGAAACACATCGCCACTAGTCTCGGCGACGCGGACCACAACAATTCTCGGAGAGAATCACCTACATGGCATGATTCGATCACCGCGTCGTTTGTTGGCCTCTTCGGTCTGGTCAAGATCTTCACTTGGTTTGGAAATAGGTGGACCTCGATGATCCATCTGTTGACCTTCCGCAGTCTTTCTAGTGCATGGCTAAGGCTGATGCTGATTGCAATCGTGACGCTAGGATCCATCGGACTTAGTATCGCACTGATGCCTCCCGCCAGCTACCTTCCGAATGGGAACAAGAACTTTACGTTCTGTCGCATGTCGACTCCAGCGGGTTATTCCGTAATGGAGAACTACTATGTTGGACAGCGGATCGAACAAGAACTCAAACCGTTTTGGAACGCAAAGAACTCGGAAGAAGCGTCTCAGTATGGACCGGTGATTGATCAACGAACCGGAACGGAGTATCACGATATCCCAGCGCTGAAGGAGTTTTTCTTTGTCGTCGCGCGAGGAAGCGTGTTCATGATCGGTATCAGCGATGACCCGGCAAACGTTGAACCGGTTGCGGCTATCTTTAACAAAGCGTTTAACGTGATCCCCGCCAGCAAGGGAGTGACATCACAAGCCTCGATATTCGGACGGGGCGCGGGCAGCTCGAACGCCGTCGATATCGAAGTCAGTAGCAATGACATGGTCCGCTTAAAAGCTGCCTGCACCTACCTGGAACAGCGGCTACAAGAAGCTTTCTCGAAGTTCTCCGTCCGCACGTCGCCTGAGAATTTCGACGAAGCGGGACCCGAGCGGCAGTTGCAGATTAAACAGGAGGTCGCAAAACGACTAAACATCAACGTCAGTGACTTGGCGATGTCAGCTCGGTCGATGATTGACGGGTCGTTCGTCGGTGACTTTGACTTCGAAGGCGATAACATCGATTTGGTATTGATCCGTGATCCCGCATCGGAAATTTTCCCCGAGCAGATTGCGGACTTGCCTGTTTCGGTACGAGAATCCGACGGCTCGGTTGTCATGGTGCCGCTAGGTCAGATCGCTGATTTCATACCAACCGAAGCCTCGCAAGAAATACGGCGGGTGGAGCAGCAACGAGCGATCGCTTTGACCGTGACGCCGCCCAACCATGTGGCTCTCGAAGAAGCTCAAGAGACGATCCTCGATGTCGTGGAACAGGCACGAGCCGAAGGCAAGATGGGGAACGATATTTTTGTCTCGTTGTCAGGCAATGCCGATCGTTTAACGGATGTTCGCGCAGCACTGATGGGACATTGGAACGGTTGGAATCGCGAGTCGCTCGGCAGCGTTGCATTAAGTCGATTTTTCCTGGCGTTGGTTATCACTTACCTCTTGATGGCGGCGCTCTTCGAGAATTTCCTCTATCCACTGGTAATCATGTTCACAGTGCCGCTTGCGACCGTCGGCGGCTTCGTCGGATTGTGGATGGTACACCGCGAGGACCCGACACAGCAACTCGACGTCTTAACGATGCTCGGCTTCGTGATTTTGATCGGCGTGGTGGTCAACAATGCTATCTTGATTGTGCATCAGGCGCTGAATTTCATGCGAGGTCACCACAGTGCTGCGGAGGGTGAGATCGCACCAATGTCAGCTCGCGACGCTATCTGCGAATCAGTTCGAACACGTATGCGCCCAATCTTCATGACGACTTTCACCAGTATTTTCGGGATGCTGCCGTTGGTGATCGCCCCTGGCTCCGGCAGCGAACTCTATCGCGGCCTCGGATCCGTCGTCGTCGGTGGTCTAGCGTTTGCCACCATCTTCACCTTGTTAGTGATCCCGTTGGTGTTCAGCTTGCTGATGGACATTTTGCCGAATCATCGCTCTGCAGAAAACCAACCCGTCAAGACCGAAGAGGCATTGCTAACCAAGCACTAA
- a CDS encoding efflux RND transporter periplasmic adaptor subunit, with protein sequence MLRQNQRQKHLSQRFSVSVLSVAMTTFLLGGLVGYLAVKKVNSAGGEVSASSPAGKGPPRSPQAQLVRVGEIQRASIMPVRTLIGDLVALRTATIATEVAGKVVALPVDEGTKVVGGKTVLARIDDTWTKLDEAKIESQIAEKKATQAFEKGELRRFEDMFRQNAVSSSEVEQKRSLIEELEASLSQLQVLLKEAQERNMRLELIAPFDGSVVAKHSELGEYVSVGSQIVEIVSSGRIDARIMVPEESLPLLSVGDSVTLIVDSLGMELEGKVFSINAKGSLGSRTFPVRIALDDQDGKLLPGMGVSVFVPVMRESTELIVPRDAVLIKPDEATLWILQPQDKNGPHGEPQPVWLAQPVPVRVLSQTRESYAIACQRETDVERVVPGVQVVTEGLERLTPGAIVRVDEDRSPLSPVPGTYRTGQQIVDK encoded by the coding sequence ATGCTTCGCCAAAACCAACGTCAAAAGCATCTCTCTCAACGGTTCTCTGTTTCTGTTTTGTCCGTTGCCATGACGACCTTTCTGCTCGGTGGACTCGTTGGCTATCTCGCAGTCAAAAAAGTTAACTCGGCAGGTGGCGAGGTTTCAGCCAGCTCCCCTGCTGGTAAGGGACCACCACGTAGTCCGCAGGCCCAATTGGTTCGAGTCGGTGAGATCCAACGAGCATCGATCATGCCTGTGCGGACTTTGATCGGTGACCTGGTCGCGTTGCGCACCGCAACGATTGCGACCGAGGTGGCTGGGAAAGTGGTTGCCTTGCCGGTGGATGAAGGGACAAAGGTTGTCGGCGGCAAAACAGTGCTGGCGCGTATCGATGACACTTGGACAAAATTAGACGAGGCCAAGATTGAATCACAGATTGCCGAAAAAAAGGCCACCCAAGCCTTCGAAAAAGGTGAACTCCGCCGCTTCGAAGATATGTTCCGTCAAAATGCGGTTTCTTCCAGCGAAGTGGAACAGAAACGTTCGCTAATCGAAGAGCTCGAAGCGTCCTTGTCGCAGCTGCAGGTGTTGCTCAAAGAAGCCCAAGAACGCAATATGCGTCTCGAGTTAATCGCACCGTTCGACGGTAGCGTTGTCGCCAAACATTCCGAACTAGGGGAATACGTCTCGGTCGGCAGCCAGATTGTTGAGATCGTTTCATCGGGGCGAATCGATGCTCGGATTATGGTCCCCGAAGAATCGCTGCCACTGCTAAGCGTTGGCGATTCGGTCACTCTGATTGTCGATAGCTTGGGGATGGAACTTGAAGGGAAGGTTTTCTCGATCAATGCAAAAGGCTCGCTAGGCAGCCGCACCTTTCCTGTTCGCATCGCACTCGATGATCAAGACGGAAAACTGTTGCCAGGAATGGGAGTCAGTGTGTTCGTACCGGTGATGCGTGAATCGACCGAGCTAATCGTGCCCCGCGATGCGGTGTTGATCAAACCAGATGAGGCGACCCTTTGGATACTGCAGCCACAAGATAAAAACGGACCGCATGGAGAACCGCAGCCCGTGTGGTTGGCGCAGCCGGTGCCGGTCCGAGTCTTGTCGCAAACCCGCGAGTCCTACGCTATCGCTTGCCAACGCGAAACGGATGTTGAGCGGGTTGTACCAGGAGTCCAAGTGGTCACGGAGGGGCTAGAGCGATTAACCCCCGGCGCAATCGTTCGAGTTGATGAAGATCGTTCCCCGTTGAGTCCCGTGCCAGGAACGTACCGTACTGGCCAACAAATCGTCGACAAATAG
- a CDS encoding O-methyltransferase, which translates to MKTSIQFASCLFAAVVFLSMTAMVHAQQRGTGRAPSGDRSTGDIELEKPPVPLDEFEQTALKVLGDIQANQAFRNVPENDGRLLRIMAQSMGAKNVVELGTSTGISGIWLGLGLKETGGHLTTYEIDSDRAAKARENFKRAGLSDVITVVEGDAHEKLKDFTGTVDMVFLDADKEGYIDYLNTLMPMLRPGGLILAHNINPRMAHPPFMEAITTDPNLDTVVRGGMSITLKKK; encoded by the coding sequence ATGAAGACATCCATCCAATTTGCCTCCTGTTTATTTGCCGCTGTCGTCTTTCTCTCCATGACAGCGATGGTTCACGCCCAACAAAGGGGGACCGGACGCGCCCCGAGCGGTGACCGATCAACTGGAGACATCGAACTTGAGAAACCTCCCGTGCCATTGGATGAATTTGAGCAGACGGCTTTGAAAGTCCTCGGCGATATCCAGGCAAATCAAGCATTTCGCAACGTACCGGAAAATGACGGGCGGTTGCTGCGGATCATGGCCCAATCGATGGGCGCAAAGAACGTCGTCGAACTGGGAACGTCCACCGGCATCTCAGGAATATGGCTCGGCTTGGGATTGAAAGAGACAGGCGGACACCTGACGACCTACGAGATTGATTCGGACCGTGCAGCGAAGGCGCGTGAAAACTTCAAGCGAGCGGGATTGTCGGACGTGATCACCGTCGTCGAAGGGGACGCGCACGAGAAACTGAAGGACTTCACCGGTACCGTCGACATGGTGTTCTTGGACGCGGACAAGGAAGGCTACATCGATTACTTGAATACGTTGATGCCAATGTTACGACCGGGTGGATTGATATTGGCTCATAATATCAATCCTCGGATGGCTCATCCGCCGTTCATGGAGGCGATCACCACCGACCCGAATTTGGATACCGTGGTCCGCGGCGGTATGTCAATCACGTTAAAGAAAAAATAG
- a CDS encoding C-GCAxxG-C-C family (seleno)protein, which translates to MIQINRRKAFMSFGMIGGSMFAGRSDAGFGAATTQSSAASLWNYKKLNPDDVADRAYRIYPDGGCMYSVVGGVLGALADKVDEPFRSFPIEMMRYGDGGMGGCGSLCGVINGGSAVIGMFHHEKPKEQREAMIAELVVWYESTPLPKYEPENPRWADDAPSSVAGSILCHISTNRWFEASGREAFSMEKKERCRRLAADGANKVVQLLNRDLDGVPILGELTPQVQSCIKCHGKEGMGKTMVKMSCGSCHPFEGGHP; encoded by the coding sequence ATGATACAGATCAATCGACGCAAAGCTTTCATGTCATTCGGAATGATCGGCGGCTCCATGTTCGCGGGCCGCAGCGATGCCGGTTTCGGCGCCGCGACAACACAATCCTCAGCAGCTTCGCTTTGGAACTACAAAAAACTCAATCCAGACGATGTAGCCGATCGCGCGTATCGCATTTACCCAGATGGCGGGTGTATGTACAGCGTTGTCGGAGGAGTCCTTGGAGCATTGGCGGATAAGGTTGATGAACCCTTCCGATCCTTCCCGATCGAGATGATGCGATATGGCGATGGCGGTATGGGAGGATGTGGTTCGCTATGCGGTGTAATCAATGGTGGATCAGCGGTGATTGGAATGTTTCACCATGAGAAGCCAAAGGAACAGCGAGAAGCCATGATTGCTGAACTGGTGGTCTGGTACGAGTCAACACCGCTGCCAAAATACGAACCAGAAAATCCGCGATGGGCAGACGACGCGCCGTCCAGTGTTGCGGGTTCCATCTTGTGCCACATTTCGACAAACCGATGGTTTGAGGCCAGCGGAAGGGAAGCGTTCAGCATGGAAAAGAAGGAACGCTGCCGACGACTTGCTGCCGATGGAGCAAACAAAGTTGTCCAATTGCTCAATCGCGACCTTGATGGAGTCCCGATATTGGGCGAGTTAACGCCGCAGGTTCAATCATGTATCAAATGCCACGGTAAAGAGGGTATGGGCAAGACCATGGTAAAAATGAGCTGCGGAAGCTGCCATCCGTTTGAAGGCGGTCATCCCTAG
- a CDS encoding ABC transporter permease yields MSNQEAVVSCIEIVGCCKEIATGLVENVNKLLPDAKVVTVTQVVATQAKVNGMMEKLSLIFVLIIVFVGGAGIANDMLANVHERRREIGTLMSLGAESTLILRVFLLKALLLGMAGGVGGFVIGTVLAITLGPRLAGVPVFPMPVLALSAVGISVGITLAASFFPARRAAKLDPVTSFQEI; encoded by the coding sequence ATGTCCAACCAAGAGGCGGTCGTCAGTTGCATCGAGATTGTCGGATGTTGCAAGGAGATCGCTACGGGGTTGGTTGAAAATGTGAACAAGTTGTTGCCTGATGCAAAGGTTGTCACGGTAACTCAGGTCGTTGCGACTCAAGCAAAAGTGAACGGGATGATGGAGAAGTTGTCGTTGATCTTCGTTCTGATCATCGTCTTTGTTGGCGGAGCGGGGATCGCAAACGACATGCTGGCAAATGTTCATGAGCGTCGCCGCGAGATTGGCACCCTGATGTCGCTGGGGGCTGAGTCAACGTTGATCCTGCGAGTCTTTTTGCTCAAGGCCCTGCTGCTGGGGATGGCTGGCGGAGTGGGTGGATTCGTGATTGGAACGGTGTTGGCCATCACCTTGGGCCCCCGACTTGCCGGGGTTCCTGTTTTTCCGATGCCGGTGCTGGCTTTATCGGCAGTTGGCATTTCCGTCGGTATCACTTTGGCTGCTAGTTTTTTTCCCGCTCGGCGCGCCGCCAAGCTCGACCCGGTCACGTCATTTCAGGAGATTTGA
- a CDS encoding ATP-binding cassette domain-containing protein, translating to MLCMENVTKTYQLRRQTVVALDNATLNIPEGDFVSLIGPSGSGKSTLLVMLGGMLSPTSGKVNLKGESMCDLTPNGRARLRR from the coding sequence ATGTTGTGTATGGAAAATGTGACGAAGACTTATCAACTGCGTCGCCAGACGGTCGTCGCATTGGACAATGCGACCTTGAATATTCCCGAGGGGGATTTTGTTTCCTTGATCGGGCCAAGCGGCAGTGGCAAGAGTACTTTGTTGGTGATGCTCGGCGGCATGCTCTCGCCAACCTCGGGAAAAGTCAACTTAAAGGGCGAGTCGATGTGTGACTTGACTCCGAATGGCCGGGCACGGCTTCGTCGATGA
- a CDS encoding ArsR/SmtB family transcription factor encodes MPKDDIATDINVMFRAFADTTRLRILHLLVQGETCVGNLVEVLQLPQSAVSRHLAYLRKANLVDVRKAGLWAYYSLTPAKSSFQSKLYECLNECFCEVPELEADAQRARNLKKSGGCCPEWKVDEP; translated from the coding sequence ATGCCAAAAGACGACATCGCCACCGACATCAATGTCATGTTTCGAGCATTCGCGGATACGACTCGGCTTCGTATCCTGCATCTCCTTGTCCAAGGGGAAACCTGCGTGGGGAATCTCGTGGAGGTGCTTCAACTTCCGCAATCCGCTGTTTCGAGGCACTTGGCCTATTTGCGAAAGGCCAATTTGGTTGATGTGCGGAAGGCAGGGCTTTGGGCTTATTACTCTTTAACCCCCGCTAAATCATCTTTTCAAAGCAAACTGTATGAGTGCTTGAATGAGTGCTTCTGCGAGGTGCCGGAGTTAGAGGCAGACGCCCAGCGAGCCCGAAATCTGAAAAAGTCTGGGGGATGCTGCCCTGAATGGAAAGTTGATGAGCCCTAG
- a CDS encoding ArsR/SmtB family transcription factor, translating to MKRCDSTPVKLKPDPTAEDFASLAWALAHPARVQIVRLLIGREACVCGEIVDQLPLAQSTVSQHLKILKESGLIHGEVDGPKVCYGINPKRLEQLKAFVAKL from the coding sequence ATGAAACGATGCGATTCAACACCGGTGAAGCTAAAGCCGGATCCGACGGCAGAGGATTTTGCCAGCTTGGCCTGGGCGCTCGCGCATCCGGCTCGAGTCCAGATCGTGCGGCTATTGATCGGTCGCGAAGCTTGTGTTTGTGGAGAGATCGTGGATCAGTTGCCGCTCGCCCAATCAACGGTTTCGCAGCATCTGAAAATCTTGAAAGAGTCTGGATTGATCCACGGCGAAGTGGACGGGCCAAAGGTCTGTTATGGCATCAATCCAAAACGGCTCGAACAATTGAAGGCATTCGTCGCCAAACTATGA
- a CDS encoding sigma-54-dependent transcriptional regulator, with protein sequence MTEPMEILFVDDEVDFSEGCVRWFEKKGHRVSQTSSGQDGIDRCSVHDFDIVILDWNLPGLCGIELVQRMRESNPDTEIIVLTGEGTINNAVESMRLGVFDFQTKPFPMGDLERRCLAAVERRKLKKENTQLREVITRTKKPATTIIGTSQPMRVLGRLIDRVAPRDNAVLIQGESGTGKELVAQAIHSGSSRSGRPLVTINCAALPETLVESELFGHEKGSFTGATQMQPGLFEVADGSTLFIDEIGELPLALQPKLLRVLEDGSLRRIGSHKERRVDVRIVAATNRDLKTEVAEGRFREDLYYRINVMPIDLPPLRERDGDVELLVNHFLGKDHEMDEEARQAMVAYSWPGNIRQLINTLERAQVLADDGVITISDLPEELRHEHTQTVASHPTGVELPKVGSLIALEREHIAEVLRRENGNKSKAARVLGIERRKLYRMMKQHGIEG encoded by the coding sequence ATGACAGAGCCAATGGAGATTTTGTTTGTCGACGATGAGGTGGACTTTAGCGAAGGTTGTGTTCGCTGGTTCGAGAAGAAGGGGCACCGGGTTTCGCAAACGAGCAGCGGTCAGGATGGCATTGACCGATGTTCCGTACACGACTTTGATATTGTGATTCTCGATTGGAATTTGCCTGGATTATGCGGCATCGAGTTGGTCCAGCGGATGCGAGAATCCAATCCCGACACGGAGATCATCGTGTTGACCGGCGAAGGGACGATCAATAACGCGGTCGAGTCGATGCGTCTTGGCGTGTTTGATTTCCAAACCAAGCCATTCCCGATGGGGGATTTGGAGCGTCGCTGCCTGGCCGCCGTCGAACGACGAAAACTCAAAAAGGAGAACACACAACTCCGTGAAGTCATCACGCGAACGAAGAAACCGGCGACCACCATCATCGGCACGTCGCAGCCGATGCGGGTTTTGGGGCGTTTGATTGATCGAGTGGCACCGAGGGACAATGCGGTTTTGATTCAAGGCGAAAGTGGCACGGGGAAAGAGTTGGTTGCTCAAGCGATTCACAGCGGAAGTTCTCGCAGTGGTAGGCCATTGGTCACGATCAACTGCGCAGCGCTACCGGAAACCTTGGTGGAGAGTGAGCTGTTCGGTCACGAAAAAGGATCGTTCACGGGCGCAACGCAGATGCAGCCAGGCCTGTTCGAGGTCGCGGACGGCAGCACATTGTTCATTGATGAGATTGGGGAACTGCCACTCGCCTTGCAGCCGAAGCTGCTACGGGTTCTCGAGGACGGATCACTCCGCCGCATCGGCTCGCACAAAGAACGCCGCGTCGACGTCCGCATCGTTGCTGCGACCAACCGGGACTTGAAAACGGAGGTTGCCGAAGGTCGTTTTCGGGAAGACTTGTATTATCGCATCAACGTGATGCCCATCGACTTGCCGCCACTGCGAGAGCGTGATGGCGACGTGGAGCTGCTCGTCAACCATTTCTTAGGCAAAGACCACGAAATGGACGAAGAGGCTCGGCAAGCGATGGTCGCCTATTCGTGGCCTGGCAACATTCGCCAGCTCATTAACACCTTGGAGCGGGCTCAGGTTCTCGCGGACGACGGAGTCATCACGATCAGTGATTTACCCGAGGAGCTACGTCACGAGCACACGCAAACGGTCGCCAGCCATCCAACGGGCGTGGAATTACCGAAAGTCGGTTCCCTCATCGCACTGGAACGCGAGCACATTGCCGAAGTCCTGCGACGCGAAAACGGCAACAAGTCCAAGGCCGCCCGAGTCCTTGGCATTGAACGCCGCAAGCTGTATCGAATGATGAAGCAACATGGAATCGAGGGCTAG